A window of Thunnus thynnus chromosome 17, fThuThy2.1, whole genome shotgun sequence contains these coding sequences:
- the hmox1a gene encoding heme oxygenase 1a: protein METMKSARKYDTEEPGSDLSEQIKAATKDTHIRAENTELMLSYQKGEVTLLQYKVLLCSLYEIYKALEEELDRNSSHPAVAPIYFPQELARLESLERDLEYFFGSEWRKRVIVPAATQRYEQRLRQVGRENPGLLVAHAYTRYLGDLSGGQVLGKITQKSLGLSSKEGLSFFSFPGVTSPNRFKQLYRSRMNSIELTEEEKAKLLEEAVASFEFNIQVFDDLQKMLSVTTETVDQSKNNIVNFPSSPIMQFTVGLCVALATIGVGIYAV, encoded by the exons ATGGAGACCATGAAGAGCGCAAGGAAATATGACACAGAGGAACCGGGCAG TGATTTATCAGAGCAGATTAAAGCAGCCACTAAGGACACCCACATCAGAGCTGAAAACACAGAGCTCATGTTGAGTTATCAGAAGGGAGAGGTCACCCTGCTGCAGTACAAG GTCCTGCTGTGTTCCCTGTACGAGATCTACAAGGCACTAGAGGAGGAGCTGGACAGAAATTCTTCCCATCCAGCTGTTGCTCCGATATACTTCCCCCAGGAACTCGCTCGTTTGGAATCTCTGGAAAGAGATCTGGAGTACTTTTTCGGCTCAGAGTGGAGAAAGAGGGTGATTGTTCCCGCAGCCACTCAGAGATATGAACAGAGACTACGACAG GTTGGCAGGGAGAACCCGGGGCTTTTGGTGGCCCACGCCTACACTCGCTATCTTGGTGATCTGTCAGGAGGACAAGTGCTGGGGAAAATTACCCAGAAATCTCTCGGGCTGAGCAGCAAAGAGGGGCTTTCGTTTTTCTCTTTCCCCGGTGTGACCAGCCCCAACCGCTTCAAGCAGCTGTACAGGAGCCGCATGAACAGCATCGAGCTGAcggaggaggagaaggcgaAGTTGCTGGAGGAGGCGGTTGCTTCCTTTGAGTTCAACATCCAG GTTTTTGATGACTTACAGAAAATGCTGAGTGTCACAACAGAGACGGTGGACCAATCAAAGAACAACATCGTCAACTTCCCTTCTTCACCCATCATGCAGTTCACTGTGGGATTGTGTGTCGCACTGGCCACTATTGGAGTGGGAATCTACGCCGTGTAG
- the mcm5 gene encoding DNA replication licensing factor MCM5 — MSGFDDPGVYYSDSFGGGEGHGVDEGGQKRVQIKKRFREFLRQFREGTDRTGFTYKYRDELKRHYTLGDYWVEVEMEDLASFDEDLSDCLYKLPTENLPLLEEAAKEVADEVTRPRPVGEETVQDIQVMLKSDAHQASIRNLKSEQVSRLVKVHGIIISATAVKAKATKVCLQCRGCRSVINNIPLPPGLQGYALPRKCNTENPGRVKCPVDPYFIVPDRCTCVDFQTLRLQESPDAVPHGEMPRHLQLYCDRYLCDRVVPGNRVTIMGIYSIKKMAATKTKGKEKSAGVGIRSSYLRVVGIQIDTEGAGRGATGSVSPQEEEELRALAASPNIYGSLARSVAPSIYGSDDLKKAITCLLFGGSRKRLPDGLTRRGDINLLMLGDPGTAKSQLLKFVERCSPIGVYTSGKGSSAAGLTASVLRDPNTRGFIMEGGAMVLADGGVVCIDEFDKMREDDRVAIHEAMEQQTISIAKAGITTTLNSRCSVLAAANSVFGRWDDTKGEDNIDFMPTILSRFDMIFIIKDQHDQQRDMTLARHVMNVHLSAQTQTEGVEGEIPLATFKKYIAYARTKCGPRLSAAAAEKLKNRYVVMRSGAREHERETDKRPSIPITVRQLEAVVRISESLAKMKLQAVAGEEEIDEALRLFQVSTLDAALSGGLSGVEGFTTQEDQEMISRIEKQLKRRFAIGSQVSEHSIIQDFTKQKYPEHAIFKVLHLMLRRGELQHRMQRKVLYRVK; from the exons ATGTCTGGCTTTGACGACCCGGGAGTGTATTACAGCGACAGCTTcggaggaggagagggacacGGCGTGGATGAAGGCGGACAGAAGCGGGTCCAGATCAAGAAACGGTTCCGTGAATTCCTCCGGCAGTTCAGAGAGGGGACCGACCGCACCGGCTTCACATACAAATACAG agaTGAGCTGAAGAGACACTACACCCTGGGGGATTACTGGGTAGAGGTGGAGATGGAGGACCTCGCCAGCTTTGACGAGGATCTGTCGGACTGTCTTTACAAGCTGCCTACGGAGAACCTGCCACTG CTGGAGGAAGCTGCAAAGGAAGTAGCCGATGAAGTGACCCGCCCCCGGCCTGTCGGGGAGGAGACGGTGCAGGACATCCAGGTCATGCTGAAGAGTGACGCGCATCAGGCTTCCATTCGCAACCTCAAG TCCGAGCAGGTGTCCCGTCTGGTGAAGGTACACGGCATCATCATCTCAGCCACAGCGGTGAAGGCGAAGGCCACCaaggtgtgtctgcagtgtcGCGGCTGTCGCTCAGTCATCAACAACATCCCTCTGCCTCCAGGCCTGCAGGGTTACGCTCTGCCACGCAAGTGCAACAC tGAGAATCCTGGAAGGGTGAAGTGTCCCGTGGACCCCTACTTCATTGTCCCGGACCGCTGTACTTGCGTTGACTTCCAGACGCTCCGCCTGCAGGAGTCTCCAGATGCTGTGCCGCACGGAGAAATGCCCCGTCACCTACAGCTCTACTGTGACAG gTATCTGTGTGACCGTGTGGTCCCAGGAAACAGAGTGACCATCATGGGAATCTACTCCATCAAGAAGATGGCTGCTACAAAGACCAAAGGCAAAGAGAAGAGCGCCGGTGTGGGCATCCGTTCATCCTACCTGCGAGTGGTCGGCATCCAGATTGACACAGAAGGAGCAG GTCGTGGTGCTACTGGATCAGTCTCTCcgcaggaagaggaggaactgAGAGCTCTGGCAGCTTCTCCTAACATCTACGGCTCTCTGGCACGCTCCGTAGCTCCCTCCATCTACGGCAGTGACGATCTGAAAAAGGCCATCACCTGTCTGCTGTTCGGAGGTTCAAGGAAGAG GCTGCCGGATGGTCTCACTCGCAGGGGCGACATCAACCTGCTAATGCTGGGAGATCCTGGTACAGCCAAGTCTCAGCTGCTCAAGTTTGTGGAGAGGTGCTCACCTATTGGG GTTTATACCTCAGGAAAGGGAAGCAGTGCTGCTGGTCTGACTGCTTCTGTGTTGAGGGACCCGAACACTCGTGGATTCATCATGGAGGGAGGAGCCATGGTGCTGGCTGACGGCGGAGTTGTATGCATCGATGAGTTTGACAAG ATGAGAGAAGATGACAGAGTGGCCATCCATGAAGCCATGGAGCAACAGACTATCTCCATCGCCAAG GCTGGCATCACCACCACCCTGAACTCTCGCTGCTCAGTGCTGGCTGCAGCCAACTCCGTGTTCGGCCGTTGGGATGACACCAAGGGAGAGGACAACATCGACTTTATGCCCACCATCTTGTCCCGTTTTGacatgatcttcatcatcaAAGACCAGCATGACCAGCAGAGAGACATG ACACTGGCTCGTCACGTGATGAATGTTCACCTGAGTGCTCAGACACAGACGGAGGGTGTTGAAGGCGAGATTCCACTGGCCACCTTTAAGAAATACATCGCCTATGCCAGAAC TAAATGTGGCCCTCggctgtctgctgcagctgcgGAGAAGCTGAAAAACAGATACGTGGTGATGAGAAGCGGCGCAAGAGAGCATGAAAGAGAGACTGACAAAAGACCCTCCATCCCCATCACCGTCAG GCAGCTGGAGGCTGTTGTGCGTATCTCAGAGTCTCTGGCCAAGATGAAGCTGCAGGCTGTggctggagaggaagagattGACGAGGCCCTCAGACTCTTCCAGGTTTCCACACTGGACGCTGCGCTGTCCGGCGGCCTGTCAG gagtGGAGGGCTTCACTACTCAGGAGGATCAGGAAATGATCTCACGCATTGAGAAGCAGCTGAAGAGACGCTTCGCTATCGGCTCACAGGTGTCCGAGCACAGCATCATCCAAGACTTCACCAAACAG AAGTATCCAGAGCACGCCATCTTCAAAGTCCTCCACCTGATGTTGAGGAGGGGAGAGCTTCAACACCGCATgcagagaaaagtgctctacAGAGTCAAGTAG
- the gcat gene encoding 2-amino-3-ketobutyrate coenzyme A ligase, mitochondrial, with protein sequence MSLGKAARGLVKPLRGVLRPSASVVSRSYAAAAEARAVLNGELDAIRAAGTWKGERIITSKQGPHINVDGSRGSMLNFCANNYLGLSSHPEVIQAGIDALKTYGAGLSSVRFICGTQDLHKNLEQKLAEFHEREDCILYASCFDANAGLFEVLLGPDDVVLSDELNHASIIDGIRLCRAKRMRYKHMDLSDLEIKLKESQSSRMRLIVTDGVFSMDGDVAPLQGICDLAEQYGAMVFIDECHATGFLGNRGRGTDELLGVMDRVHIVNSTLGKALGGAAGGYTVGPKPLIDLLRQRSRPYLFSNSLPPPVVGCATRAVELLLASNEIAQSMAAKTMRFRNKMSQAGFTIAGSAHPICPVMLGDARLASLMADDMLKLGVYVIGFSYPVVPKGKARIRVQISAAHTDEDIDHCINAFIQTGRKHGVVS encoded by the exons ATGTCTCTCGGAAAAGCTGCCCGGGGTTTGGTGAAGCCTCTTCGGGGCGTCCTGCGGCCCTCGGCCTCGGTTGTGAGTCGGAGCTACGCCGCCGCCGCTGAAGCCAGAGCTGTGCTGAACGGCGAGCTCGATGCTATCCGAGCCGCGGGGACGTGGAAAGGGGAGAGGATCATCACGTCCAAGCAGGGACCCCATATCAACGTGGACGGCAGTCGTGGCA GTATGTTGAATTTCTGTGCCAACAACTACCTCGGTCTGTCCAGTCATCCAGAGGTGATTCAGGCAGGTATCGATGCTCTGAAGACGTACGGCGCCGGACTGAGCTCTGTCAGATTCATCTGTGGCACACAG GATCTACACAAAAATCTGGAGCAGAAGCTGGCAGAGTTCCATGAGAGGGAGGACTGCATCCTCTACGCCAGCTGTTTTGATGCTAATGCTGGGTTGTTTGAG GTTCTGTTGGGCCCGGATGACGTGGTGCTGTCTGACGAGCTAAACCATGCCTCCATTATCGATGGGATCCGTCTGTGTCGGGCAAAGAGGATGCGCTACAAACACATGGACCTCAGTGACCTGGAGATCAAACTCAAAGAGTCTCAG TCATCTCGTATGCGCCTGATAGTGACAGATGGAGTCTTCTCGATGGATGGAGATGTGGCTCCTTTACAAGGAATCTGTGACCTGGCTGAACAGTACGGAGCCATGGTGTTTATAGATGAATGTCACGCCACAGGCTTCCTGGGGAACCGGGGCAG AGGAACAGATGAGCTGCTGGGAGTGATGGACAGAGTTCACATTGTAAACTCCACCTTGGGGAAAGCACTGGGAGGAGCAGCCG gtgGCTACACAGTTGGGCCCAAGCCTCTCATTGACCTGCTGAGGCAGCGCTCACGACCGTACCTGTTTTCCaactccctcccccctcctgtGGTGGGCTGCGCCACCCGGGCTGTAGAGCTGCTGCTCGCCTCCAATGAGATTGCACAGAGCATGGCGGCCAAAACCATGAG GTTCAGGAACAAGATGTCACAGGCTGGCTTCACCATTGCGGGCTCAGCTCACCCTATCTGTCCCGTAATGCTCGGAGATGCACGGCTGGCCTCTCTGATGGCTGACGACATGCTGAAGCTAG GCGTGTATGTGATTGGATTCTCATACCCCGTCGTACCAAAGGGCAAAGCCAGAATCCGCGTTCAGATTTCAGCCGCACACACAGACGAAGACATCGACCACTGCATCAACGCTTTCATCCAGACAGGCAGAAAGCATGGAGTCGTTTCTTGA